The following are from one region of the Stigmatella ashevillena genome:
- a CDS encoding PEGA domain-containing protein encodes MKVLALTLLPALALASPPPTPRRVSALLIPMDQGAEARGVKLETYMNEGLAEFSGFTVRKPEELFGMPPDEEAKASLQRGTQGLSESVKAYEANDYEDAERKLRAALKELQAAAAMMSACKELCEATALYAAVLHRRGDVEEARLHLIDLMALNPTFELSPKRYSKEFISLRAQVATGRSAMLRGNALVKSKPAGARVYMDGDFQGYTPMTVNTMQVGKHLLRLERPGFRQHGQIIEVSPDDVEVTAELSPTTAYKKYDAQLDTVAGEIIKTAPSPAASALGKALGVDRGVLGTIKALGPQGTELVVGFFDLQSGKKLAGRRVVLQGDEFGQEKAEIGRLVNALVSTALGGGGNPKQKASDPLDNRQGTEDWNGENPGGRRSVSEKKPRQGDPLDGVNGTEDW; translated from the coding sequence TCACGTTGCTCCCCGCCCTGGCCCTGGCCTCCCCGCCCCCCACCCCGCGGCGGGTCAGCGCCCTCCTCATTCCCATGGACCAGGGAGCCGAGGCGCGCGGCGTGAAGCTCGAAACCTACATGAACGAGGGGCTTGCGGAGTTCTCCGGGTTCACCGTGCGCAAACCCGAAGAGCTGTTCGGCATGCCCCCGGATGAGGAAGCCAAGGCCTCGCTCCAGCGGGGCACCCAGGGGCTCTCGGAGAGCGTGAAGGCCTACGAGGCCAACGACTACGAGGACGCGGAGCGCAAGCTGCGCGCCGCCCTCAAGGAGTTGCAGGCGGCCGCGGCGATGATGAGCGCCTGCAAGGAGCTGTGCGAGGCGACCGCCCTGTATGCCGCCGTGCTTCACCGGCGGGGGGATGTGGAGGAGGCCCGGCTCCACCTCATCGACTTGATGGCGCTCAACCCCACGTTCGAGCTGAGCCCCAAGCGCTACTCCAAGGAATTCATCTCCCTGCGCGCCCAGGTGGCCACCGGCCGCAGCGCGATGCTGCGCGGCAACGCGCTGGTGAAATCCAAGCCCGCGGGCGCGCGCGTTTATATGGATGGGGATTTCCAGGGCTACACGCCGATGACGGTGAACACGATGCAGGTGGGCAAACACCTGCTGCGCCTGGAGCGCCCCGGCTTCCGGCAGCATGGCCAGATCATCGAGGTGTCTCCGGATGACGTGGAGGTGACCGCCGAGCTCAGCCCCACCACGGCGTACAAGAAGTACGACGCACAGCTCGACACGGTGGCCGGGGAGATCATCAAGACGGCGCCCAGCCCGGCGGCCTCCGCGCTGGGCAAGGCCCTGGGCGTGGACCGGGGCGTGCTCGGAACGATCAAGGCCCTGGGCCCCCAGGGCACGGAGCTGGTGGTGGGCTTCTTCGACTTGCAGAGTGGCAAGAAGCTCGCGGGCCGGCGCGTGGTGCTCCAAGGCGACGAGTTCGGCCAGGAGAAGGCGGAGATCGGCCGGTTGGTGAACGCGCTGGTCAGCACCGCCTTGGGCGGCGGCGGCAATCCCAAGCAAAAGGCCTCGGATCCGCTGGACAACCGGCAGGGTACCGAGGACTGGAACGGGGAGAACCCGGGAGGCCGCCGCAGTGTGTCCGAGAAGAAACCCCGCCAGGG